A window of Gossypium raimondii isolate GPD5lz chromosome 7, ASM2569854v1, whole genome shotgun sequence genomic DNA:
TTACTATTTGTGTTACGCACATGCTTTTGTTTGTAATTACTACTTGtgcatgaaaatttaataatattctaACTAGATTATAATCCTGTACGTGATGGAAGTGGTCATACATGCTAATATACATAGTATTGTACTCTCCATAAGTGATCAAAATTTCTATTGTTGTTATCAAGTTATAATTGTGTTGCTAATGCATATGTgtttaatgtatttatattcACTTTGTGCGTAAAATCTCAAATCTTtatcttcaatttttaatttttgctataTAATATggaatttatcaaattattttggaCCTAATTTCAGGTTAGATGTTAGGGTTATTATACCTGGATAACATTGTAATAGGTTCTTTCCTTGACTCTTAGATTTGGGCATATCTACTCTTGAAATGTTTATGAGTGAGCAATAGGTGTTCTCAGAATCTTTGCAAAAGCTGTCTTTTGCATTAAGATTGTATATAGTAGGTGCTTCTATGGCTCTTGATGTGAGCCTATCTTCACCTAAAAGGCTTTTTTGACAGAGCAATATGCATTCTCCAAATTACTGTATAGGTTTTATTTTTCACCATCAATGCCTGGTTCATACCTTTTTTCGTCAATAATCTGGAGGTCCTTGAGAATCGGTTGGTGCTAACATAATGACCTGATGGCTAAATCATTTAAGGACTGtattaaatgctaaattttaTGATACTCCACAAACTGTCAAGGGCAGCATTCAAAGAAAGAACGTTTACTGTTTGAAATCTAATGCTTTTAATTCCACGCTTATGATTATTCTTCTAGAATGTGACTATAAGCTATTATTCTTttcactaatatatatattttggaagCGTTCACTAATAATTGATTAGTAACAAGGGGTGATTTCGACTCTTGTTCAGATGAATCACCTAGGCTAAAGCATGACGGACCTGGTCTTTTGTCTATGGCAATTGCTGATCGTGACACTGTTGGTTCACAATTTGTTATCACATTCAAGGCTAATCATGACCTTGACAGGTAGTTTCTTATCTTCTTTAAATATTTGTGCTCGGTGCCCAACCTCCCCTGATGTATGCTTTGCTcagtttaaatattattcagTCTTGGATCTTGAGTTTTTGTACTTGTGGCATGTTGCAGAAAGTATGTAGTCTTTGGACAGCTTGTACAAGGAAATGAAGTGttgaagaaaatggaaaatgtggGTAATGAGGAAGGAATACCTACTGTGACagtgaaaattattaattgtggTGAAGTCGGTGAAGGTATAGGTCATAGTCATATCTGAATGGAGGGTATACTTCTTAATATGGAATATTATGATCTAATTTATGGTAGACCTGCCAAAGTTACTCCCTGTATGCTGCTGCATGATGCTTGACCAccattccttttttatttttcttttcaatctttTATCTTATCTGCAGACAATaggaaaaataagtttagaacgGGCAAAGATGCTTTTTCTGCTGCTGACAATTATGAATCACGGAGGAAGGCGAAAAATAAGAAATCTTCAAGagacaaaagaaagaagagaagaagacaTTATTCGTCTGATTCGGAGAGTTCCTCAGATTCTGAGACAGAATCATCTGAATCTGATAGTGATTCTGACTCATATCTCTCATCATCGTCTGACATTAGCTCTTCAAGTGATAATGGGCACAAAAAGAGGAAGAGGTCTTCTAAACGAGGAAAATATAGACGTGGAAAAAGGAGAGATAGACGActtgagaaaaagagaaaaaggcgTGATAAGAGATCAAAGCGTAAATCAAGAAGGTTATATGCTTATAATCTATTTATGCTTCATAACAGTGTCTTCTCTTCTGGCAAATTACCAGTTAATCAACTTGAGTCCTGTGCatattttgtttagttttttgcTTGTTCAGCTGTGTATGAGGAGTCAAatgttttctaaatgtaatcaGTACGTTTTGATCCTGGCACTGTTTCCTTGGCCTCCAGTGTGATGCGTTAGAGGATGtcctttcctctttttttcccttagaaaaagaattttttgatTACTAATGGTTGGTTTTTATGATACAAAACCTTCAGTCTTGGTGAATTACTAAAGTTGTTCAGGATTTGTCTGTTCCTAAGTCATAATATGAGTTGCATATGTAGTCTAATTATGTCCATGCATAGCAACTATAAATATTATGGAGAAGTTATTTGCATATTTCCATGCTTTGACGTTCAGTTGTCAGTTGTGTCTTTGGGGAAGTAGAACTTTATGTGTTTATCTCACTTGCTTGGTGAagatttatttagaaaatatcaTGGTTTTTGTCccttgtaattatttttgttagtaCATCTTGTGGTATTTTCCAAAATCTTTCCCATCCGCACAACCCAAACTGGGATATAATGCTTCGAGGTCATGAATGAGCAGATTAGCCTTGTTAAGTATCTTATAGAACTTAAATTACTATATCCTCATTTTTATCAGGGCTTCGGATAGCCTTACAGATGATGACAGTGAGAGTAGCAGTGAAAGCAGCAGTGACAGTGATGATAGAGGAAAACCACAGAAGCATAAAGAGCCTTCTCAGAAAAGTGGTAAGTGTTGGAGCTTTTGGACTgctttctcaaaattttgattgacTAGAAGTTTTCTAGGAAAATTTGACATGGTTCTGAAACCCGTCATTTTAAGTtatatgttttctatttccCTTGATAATGCTATTATTTCGCATGCACCTGCCAAAAAGGATAACAGCTTGTTGGATACTTTGATATTCTTGTTTTCTACTTCCAATTTTCTTGCTTTGTTTGCTAAAGCTTTCTGGCATGGATAATTCTCTTTGTTATTTAAGCTTTTTGATTTCTACTACACTATATCAGTGGGGTTCTCTCAATTTGCAGTTGGGAACCAATCCCCTTTGGCTACAGAAAAAGCACTTCCTCACAGAAAGACTGAAGAGGCTGATTTGGAGTGTGACGCCCCCAGGGAAAATGGAGGGCGAAAGAGCAATGGCATTGAAGAAGATGCTAAATCGGACAGAAGTGCAGAGAGACCACCTGATGTGGTAGATGATCGCCCGAGCAAATCTAGGTCTACTTTTCATTCTTCGCCTTAGGTTATTCTTTGTACTTGCTGATTCTTCCCAATccggtattttattaaaagttgaTGAGCAGGAGCAGAAGTGCGAGTCCTAAGAGGACCATGAGTAAGAGTATGAGTATTAGTCCATGGAGGACTCATAGCCGGAGCCCAAGTCTTAGCCGAAGCCGAAGTGTGAGCAGGAGCCCAGTTGCAAGTAGGAATCCCCCGCGTTTTCTAGAAAGAAGTTTAAGCAGGAGTCCTGCTAGAAGCATCAGAATAAGCCCATCTAGGACGAGAAAAGATAGAAGCATCAGTAGGAGCCCAGTTAGAGGACATTCTAGAAGAAGCATTAGCAGGAGCCCTGTAAGGTCCCTGTTGCAGTCCCGAAGAAGCCCAAGTAGGAGTCCACTCAAGTCAACAAGAAAATCAATTAGTAGAAGCCCGGTTAGACTTTCAAAAAGAAGCAGAAGTGGAAGTCCTGCAAGATCTCGGAGAAGCATTAGCAGAAGCCCCATAAGATCTAGGAGAAGCATTAGCGGAAGTCCTGTAAGATCTTCTAGGAGAAGCATAAGTAGGAGCTCTGCTAGGGCTCCTCCTAGGAGAAGCATCAGCAGAAGTCCATTAAGGGAACCAAGTAGTTATTATCGTCGTAGTTATTCAAGGAGCCCCACTGCTGTTCGACGGGTAAGGTCACCTACTGATCGAGGTAGAAATATGTCAAGAAGTGTTTCTCCTGATGAATCACCTAAGCGTGTCAGAAGGGGTCGGGGTTTCAGTGAGCGCTACTCTTATGCACGAAGATACAGAACCCCTTCTCCAGATCGTTCTCCTGTGAGGTCCTATCGTTACGGTGGCAGGATTGATCGTGAGAGGTATATGTCCCATCAGGTTCTTTTATGTTATCCTACcttttttttctagaaaaccattatatattttactgaTGGGTGGTTTTTCTATTAATTGCCAATTCTAGGTATTCAAGTTACAGGCGGTATTCACCTAGGCGCTATAGAAGCCCCCCAAGAAGAAGAACTCCAAGGTCTGAAGCTGTATGCAAATTATGTGTTTGTGTGTGTTTTTGCTTTTGTAGCTATGGTCATTGAGTGGTTTGAATTTTGTTGCTTGATtcctaataaaaataatttttgcaGGTATAGAGGCAGAAGAAGCCGGACAAGAAGTCTGTCTGTATCACAGAGCCCAAGGTATAGAAATCGTCGATGTGGTCATGGCCGCAGCCGTAGTCCAAGCCGAAGTCGAACCCCTATTCGCAGCCGTAGTGCAGTTGATTCTCCAAGGGTTGGAAGGCGAAGTTTTCCTTCACCGAGCAGGAGCAGATCAGAATCAAGGTCGTTGTTGAACTCCCAGTCTCCAAAGCAGGTGAGCAAAGTGAAGTCAAGGTCATCATCAGGAAGCCCAGATGGTAGAAGGGGACTGGTCTCTTATGATGATGGTTCTCCTGATTCAGGAAGGTGAAATGGAGTGAAAGTTGGGAGGAGATTTTTGTTTAGTGTTTGATAAGCCCCATCTTCTGTTGGTGCACTGAACTTGACTGGACTGTGCAGTTTTACCAACTTGTCTCTACTTTCTGTTatggtattttaggaattttcgTTGAGGTGGTTGTTGTTGGCCTGGCATGCTTATTTagggtaattttattttgttataaataaaaataatgaatagtATGCGACCTGTGTAACTATTACGGGTTAGGAAGAAATTCGGTACTTTGTTTGTGCAGTAGTATCATACCCAAGTATCTGGTCTAGCTTTATGTTGCAGAAGAGGCGATGCGTTTCTGCAGCATCATTtccttaatttcatttttgtttttttgcccCCAATTCATTATAATTTCAACCCAATTTTCCAAAAGGCCTGACTTTATAtctaaacattaataattattatattttgtgaTGTTACTTAatgtgaataaaatataaataaatgataatttatttttgaaaatgtaatcCTAATCATTGcatatttatatcaaaatttattaataagaaaagtgattaataatatttttatattaaattataaactgaaataaattcttaaaagcATTATtctagtaaaattattttaaataccataattatatatgtataataaaattataaattaaaaattattaaaacttataaaattaacttcaatgataatatgataatatattatatacttcTTACCGAAATTGAAACCGATTATCTAACTTTAAATCGATATGCTAAATTAGCATATTACTAATgcataaataatatacaatcaTCGTTACACATATactattaaaatgttatatactAGATATAATATTGTAGAAAGACTAATTTTCAAATGTACAAAAATGGTAATGACTTAGATCATATTTCAATCGATATagtaataaacaataatatataatgtaCTACTATTATATATAGGGCAATGAAAAAGAGTAGAAGGATTACCTAGCACTAAAGGCAAATATATGAAACTCTTTGTAATAAGCCCAATTGTCTAGGCTTGCATACGAGCCCAATACAACAAAAGTTTAAGCAACAGCAGGCCCAATAACGGGCCCAATAGCCAATTTCAACCTTAGTCCAGCAAAACCATTTGCTGAAACCCTAAGAGCCTCCATACGCCCTAGCCGCCGCAGCCTCCACGCCTCCAGCAAGATGCTAGGTGCCGCACGTCTTGGAGCCAGTCTCTCCACGCGCGCCGTACACACCACAATACCTGCAAAAACGGACTCAAAGAGCCCGAAGGAGAAAAACAAGCAGAAAATAGCATttagatttgattatttttttttaatttcgggctataaaaggccatttatattatgtaaataGGGGCGGgggaaaagaaagaggaaaatagggagaaaaaaaaaagatcgaaAGAGCAGATCCgaaaattttttggaataaaaaggttTTTTCAGTgattcatcttttatttttatttttttaatttattttttcgctTAGAACATAAAAGGAAGGGGAGGAAAACTTACCTAGTTGCCGGAGTCGTCGAATCGGCGCCacctccgtcgcaatcggagccTTGGCGCAAGACTGGCGGCGGCGACGGCATGAAATagtgaaaccctagcagagggttTCTCTGCTATTGAGAATTGAAAAGGGAGAAATGAATTTTGAAgagaaatttttggttttaaaacaactacaaaacggcgccgttttaccCAAGCAGACctgcgcggtgacccgacccggagggCAGGATCCGCGCGTTGGGCTTTAAAGGGTAAATTGCGCATTGAGTCCCTCCTGTTCGTGGCGCGTTGCAATTAAAcctgctttgtttctttttaaattgagccgaaatttttatttgtctttcaatttagtccactgCTGCGCAGCGTTTTTGGAGGGAgggaataatttcccttttggtccttcACTCTTGCGCGCGCATTCAATCTGGTCCTATTTTCAGATTTACTTCGAATTCAcccatttttttccctttttagttcagtttaatttttttaaactgtttattattattattattattattattattattattattattattattattattattttataacatacatGCATTGTCTTATATAATACTTATACATACGCACGTTTTAGCACACTTGCAtggtttttaatatataatatatatgtatatatacatatatttatagtattcacataatattttcttatataatatatatgcatgttttaggttacACGTCTACCTAtactttatacatatattttttcttttttcatttttaaaacttctatatatacatatactgttatattttaatttcaaactttttacttttgtaaatatatacacatatacatatttttggtattttatccttttccacgattttcaaatacatatgcatgcattttttagcttttttattGGTACATTCCATTCTATCTTTTATATGTATCCTTGTACATGTGTGTCAAATATATGCATGCACGTATTTGTGAATTTCTTGTATAtcatacttgtatatatattttgtaagtacatacacatttataatttaaattaaagtattgatTTCATAATTGTACATCTAcattttatcatacttttaaagaaaatatatttttgatttgtcaaagcattaaaatcatcatattttataaattttcaaaatatttggcattcatgattctcgagaaagatcgtgtcctaacttactggatcgcgattatttttcgatgaatttagaaaaccaagtatttattttgcaataaattctcaaatttcaaataaaagtttattctcggggatttaaaatgttgggtcctaacttactagtcctgatattttgacttctcgaaataagaattttcagaAACAAAAGGcgatattcgggtattttgaagatttaaaaacattgtgccctaactcactgggtgtggtgttttatttctttgaaataagaatgtcttatcgTTTTAATTCATTCACGAGTTAAATGttctcttttaaaatcttttcaaattttcgacaccaagacattacgaaatcaatttggtaccgattttgggcgttacgagggtgctaacccttcctcgtgcgtaactgactcccggactcgttttctcaaaattcgtagaccaaaataattttttaaggtgggccggtcacaccttaataaaggatcggtggcgactcccatttttatttttaaagtcgataacttatttttgttttcaaaaaaatggtttcaacagcttggcgactccactggggaatttagagagtcgagccatgaaTTGGTTATGTTTTGTCTTCTTGTCGAACatcaaaagtttaaaaaaaaaacatgatttcTCTTCGCATTCATTGATTTTTATCATGGGGTTTGCATGATTGGATCAAGTGGGtaactttgcatttgcattttgcattttacctTTAAGTGgaagcgagaaactagtccttcgtgaggttttcacctccgtgcagggtagtggacagCTTTcgagatacatccgtacctatgtcttcgtgagattttcatctccgtgcagccatagggaaatgtgtccccctgaactgaactcggtccatatgagcctataatgagtgatgatcgaggaatctgctggttcgggtacccttactctagaaactaaacctcatatagtgagctttaagaacttgccctaggtagagctatacCAATCCTTAGAGGATTCCTGAATA
This region includes:
- the LOC105780882 gene encoding peptidyl-prolyl cis-trans isomerase CYP95 — encoded protein: MAKKKNPLVFMDVSIDGDPVERMVFELFPDIAPKTVENFRALCTGEKGIGPRTGKPLHYKGSFFHRVSKGSLAKGGDFVRRDGTSGESIYDGKFPDESPRLKHDGPGLLSMAIADRDTVGSQFVITFKANHDLDRKYVVFGQLVQGNEVLKKMENVGNEEGIPTVTVKIINCGEVGEDNRKNKFRTGKDAFSAADNYESRRKAKNKKSSRDKRKKRRRHYSSDSESSSDSETESSESDSDSDSYLSSSSDISSSSDNGHKKRKRSSKRGKYRRGKRRDRRLEKKRKRRDKRSKRKSRRASDSLTDDDSESSSESSSDSDDRGKPQKHKEPSQKSVGNQSPLATEKALPHRKTEEADLECDAPRENGGRKSNGIEEDAKSDRSAERPPDVVDDRPSKSRSRSASPKRTMSKSMSISPWRTHSRSPSLSRSRSVSRSPVASRNPPRFLERSLSRSPARSIRISPSRTRKDRSISRSPVRGHSRRSISRSPVRSLLQSRRSPSRSPLKSTRKSISRSPVRLSKRSRSGSPARSRRSISRSPIRSRRSISGSPVRSSRRSISRSSARAPPRRSISRSPLREPSSYYRRSYSRSPTAVRRVRSPTDRGRNMSRSVSPDESPKRVRRGRGFSERYSYARRYRTPSPDRSPVRSYRYGGRIDRERYSSYRRYSPRRYRSPPRRRTPRYRGRRSRTRSLSVSQSPRYRNRRCGHGRSRSPSRSRTPIRSRSAVDSPRVGRRSFPSPSRSRSESRSLLNSQSPKQVSKVKSRSSSGSPDGRRGLVSYDDGSPDSGR